In one Vanacampus margaritifer isolate UIUO_Vmar chromosome 11, RoL_Vmar_1.0, whole genome shotgun sequence genomic region, the following are encoded:
- the LOC144060064 gene encoding immunoglobulin-like domain-containing receptor 1: protein MGNLIPVTLLLLLVYFPTELLCIQVIVPESERSTMLFASVTLRCDFSTSANPQDVLVTWRFKSFCKDPVLEYYSTGYQASLQLGQDPSNDCPDRQRTVRTVIQKRGLNEPSLGVDYRNRKITIQNKADLVITEVMWWDNGVYFCAIDAAGDTSGDSDREIKLIVYHWLTVLLIILGALLLIMLLCICCCQCCPQKCCCYVRCPCCPKTCCCPEKAVMQHRMLREAKRAMAPWMHGQPIYAPISSNNSIQGVPMLYSGSHSDPGKQNFAMTPMQLAPVMLPQQPAPPLHLNGSAAGSLQSNRHVLDYLENQVKGLDMPMHPVQNAPPLAAQPQPLLPVVPYTPGPPSMLSALDEMGVRGTERRVITLPPIVQHVPSFSTRRGPRGGESDRGGIRFSSQSSGSTNPSGGPRGGESDRGGIRFSSQSSGSTNPSGRRVQQQQQQQQQQQRRYRDHSPPRRGILREYSHDSDWEGRQGRGNHRTWREESSSRSRPRTRSRDDLMEELRSRSTRRERSYSPPCRKGSWSSDEEDSSRRRAAKGKDWPEKPPSYSSVESQHGHVGDRRNHIRLSDRSNRSNTTVVI from the exons ATGGGAAATTTGATACCCGTGacgctgctgctgttgctggttTACTTTCCAACAG AGCTGCTGTGCATCCAGGTGATCGTTCCAGAGTCAGAAAGAAGTACTATGTTGTTTGCGTCTGTAACCCTTCGCTGCGACTTCTCCACCTCTGCGAACCCTCAGGATGTGCTGGTTACCTGGAGATTCAAATCCTTTTGTAAAGACCCCGTTCTGGAGTACTACTCCACTG GCTACCAGGCCTCCCTGCAGCTGGGTCAGGACCCATCCAACGACTGTCCGGACCGCCAGCGCACAGTCCGCACTGTGATCCAAAAGAGAGGCCTCAATGAGCCCAGTCTGGGTGTTGATTACCGGAACCGcaaaattacaattcaaaaca AGGCTGATCTGGTCATCACTGAGGTGATGTGGTGGGATAACGGCGTGTACTTCTGCGCCATCGACGCCGCGGGTGACACATCGGGTGACTCGGATCGAGAAATTAAACTCATCGTGTATC ACTGGCTGACGGTGCTGTTAATCATCCTGGGTGCCCTGCTGCTCATCATGCTCTTGTGCATATGTTGCTGTCAGTGCTGCCCCCAGAAGTGCTGTTGTTACGTGCGCTGCCCTTGCTGTCCCAAGACCTGCTGCTGCCCGGAAAAAG ctgtgATGCAACACAGGATGCTGCGTGAGGCCAAGAGAGCCATGGCACCTTGGATGCACGGCCAACCTATTTACGCTCCCATCAGCTCCAACAACTCCATCCAGGGTGTGCCCATGTTGTACTCGG GCTCACACTCAGACCCTGGCAAACAGAACTTTGCCATGACGCCCATGCAGTTGGCCCCCGTCATGCTTCCGCAGCAACCTGCCCCCCCGCTTCACCTGAACGGCAGCGCTGCAGGCAGCCTCCAAAGCAACCGACACGTGTTGGATTACCTGGAGAACCAGGTGAAGGGGCTGGACATGCCGATGCATCCTGTTCAGAATGCGCCCCCGCTAGCGGCTCAACCCCAGCCGCTGCTTCCCGTTGTGCCCTACACCCCCGGGCCCCCCAGCATGCTATCGGCCCTCGATGAGATGGGCGTAAGGGGCACGGAGAGAAGGGTGATTACGCTACCGCCCATCGTCCAGCATGTTCCCAGCTTCTCCACCCGCAGGGGACCACGGGGCGGAGAGTCGGACAGGGGGGGAATACGGTTCTCCAGCCAATCCAGCGGTAGTACCAACCCCTCTGGGGGACCACGGGGCGGAGAGTCGGACAGGGGGGGAATACGGTTCTCCAGCCAATCCAGCGGTAGTACCAACCCCTCTGGAAGGAgggttcaacaacaacaacaacaacaacaacaacaacaacgcagATACAGAGACCATTCTCCTCCAAGACGGGGGATCCTGCGCGAATACAGCCACGACTCTGACTGGGAAGGGAGGCAAGGAAGAGGGAACCACCGCACCTGGAGGGAGGAGAGCAGTAGCAGGTCCAGGCCTCGGACCCGCAGCCGGGACGACCTGATGGAGGAGCTGCGGAGCAGAAGCACGCGGAGGGAGAGGAGCTACTCGCCTCCATGCCGCAAAGGCTCTTGGAGTTCGGATGAAGAGGACAGCAGCAGGCGAAGGGCGGCTAAGGGGAAGGATTGGCCCGAGAAGCCCCCAAGCTACTCCTCTGTGGAGAGCCAACATGGACACGTCGGCGACCGCAGGAACCACATCCGTCTTTCC GATCGGAGCAACCGTAGCAACACCACTGTAGTGATCTGA